The following are from one region of the Synergistaceae bacterium genome:
- a CDS encoding FAD-dependent thymidylate synthase, whose product MSCGVMLLSHTPRPDAVVAAAARLCYSDVSASDLVEDETTEKMRSLLRHIRDSGHFSPFEHASFTFAIDGLSRVTSHQLVRHRIASFSQQSQRYVPMDRLDLVVPPSIADKPALRRRFEEMAKAVHSFYAELMEQGVPKEDARYILPHGWNTRLVMTMNARELHHFFTLRLCRRAQWEIRELARRMLVAVRPVAPALFEKAGPTCLVTGRCEEKHSCGNPFATLEELLEEKIV is encoded by the coding sequence ATGAGCTGTGGCGTGATGCTTCTATCCCATACGCCCCGGCCTGATGCTGTAGTCGCCGCCGCAGCCAGGCTGTGCTATAGCGATGTATCGGCATCGGACCTCGTCGAGGACGAGACGACGGAGAAGATGAGGTCTCTCCTGCGGCACATTCGCGACAGCGGACACTTTTCGCCCTTTGAACATGCATCATTTACATTCGCCATCGACGGACTCAGCAGGGTGACGTCCCATCAGCTTGTCCGTCACAGGATCGCCTCGTTCAGCCAGCAGAGCCAGAGATACGTCCCCATGGACAGGCTCGACCTGGTCGTTCCTCCTTCCATCGCCGACAAGCCCGCGTTGAGACGCAGGTTCGAAGAGATGGCGAAGGCCGTTCACAGTTTCTACGCGGAATTGATGGAGCAGGGAGTGCCGAAGGAGGACGCGCGCTACATCCTTCCCCACGGCTGGAACACAAGGTTGGTAATGACGATGAACGCCCGCGAGCTGCATCACTTCTTCACTCTCAGGCTCTGCCGCAGGGCGCAATGGGAGATCAGAGAGTTGGCCCGCAGGATGCTGGTCGCGGTTCGGCCCGTAGCGCCCGCTCTGTTTGAAAAGGCGGGCCCGACCTGCCTGGTCACCGGTAGATGCGAGGAGAAACACTCGTGCGGCAATCCCTTCGCCACTCTGGAAGAGCTCCTTGAAGAAAAGATAGTGTGA
- a CDS encoding hut operon positive regulator HutP, with amino-acid sequence MESVSTVDEGSPLVLDTNEPQAGREKRGVELNFTIRIDDENQAGRAALLLASTTTNEAEITFKKELASLGWKSVATEVGGLAGVLPQKITGALVGASLNAGVVEKKRNEMHALMHAALEALEGFLSVGMLEASVGAKIAIVRNSRWISVAVMGDTAYHAVAHHERCGLGVMHI; translated from the coding sequence ATGGAGAGCGTTAGCACGGTTGACGAAGGCAGTCCCCTTGTCCTGGACACGAACGAACCCCAGGCCGGAAGAGAAAAGCGCGGAGTGGAATTGAACTTCACAATACGCATCGACGACGAAAATCAAGCGGGCAGGGCGGCGCTTCTGCTGGCCTCCACAACGACCAACGAGGCCGAGATCACTTTTAAAAAGGAACTGGCATCCCTCGGATGGAAATCGGTGGCCACGGAGGTCGGAGGCCTTGCGGGCGTCTTGCCCCAGAAAATAACGGGAGCCCTGGTGGGCGCATCCCTCAATGCGGGAGTGGTCGAGAAGAAGAGAAACGAGATGCACGCGCTGATGCACGCGGCCCTCGAGGCGTTGGAGGGTTTCCTGTCCGTCGGGATGCTTGAGGCCAGCGTAGGCGCAAAGATAGCCATTGTTCGCAACAGTCGATGGATATCCGTGGCGGTCATGGGGGATACGGCCTATCACGCCGTGGCCCACCACGAACGCTGCGGACTTGGAGTTATGCATATCTAG
- the rpmE gene encoding 50S ribosomal protein L31: MKKDLHPQYEKCVASCACGNTFETRSTKKEIRVGVCSSCHPFFTGRRGSRVLTEAGRLEKFQKKYEGIDYGQRTNVE; encoded by the coding sequence ATGAAAAAGGATCTTCACCCGCAGTACGAGAAGTGCGTCGCCAGTTGCGCGTGCGGTAACACGTTCGAGACCCGTTCCACGAAAAAAGAGATTCGCGTGGGAGTCTGTTCCTCGTGCCACCCCTTCTTCACCGGAAGGAGAGGGTCCAGGGTTTTGACAGAGGCCGGCAGGCTCGAGAAGTTCCAGAAGAAGTACGAGGGGATCGACTACGGACAGAGAACCAACGTGGAGTAG